The DNA region GACAACCATCGTGAAAAATAATTGCTCAACATACGCACAAAAAGTTctctacatacatatatacgtacaGGAATAAATCCTTGGCTGTGTCGAGAAAAACATCGAAATGTTCCATAACCGTACTGAAATGAtttctaaatataaatatgatgCCAATATGGCTCACACAGCTGACGCGAAAGCTTTTTACAGCACTCAAAACTCTCACTCAATGAAATAACTTAATAGATTGTTTTTATTCGCatatacttttgaaaaattataacACGTGCCTGCTGAGAATGTTGGGTAATAAGTGAGTTACTCAAGAGATGGCTCATCCACCTAGAGCAAAGTTTTTATTGCTAATGCACTTTTATAACCACACCACCCGAAATAAGCTCTTGGGAACTAAATTTTAATGACTCGTCCCACACCCACTTGTGGGCATTATTCACATTTCTATTCATTTTCTACATCCCAAGCAGAGACGTATAGGTATGGTATAGTTTTATGCTCCGTGACGTTGACCACGAATATACGTTGCCATGGGGTTGGccaaactaaataaattattttttgttttaatataatttttttcagacataaatattaaataaatcgCCTTTAGCCAGGTGTGTTTACGTTAGTTTTGGTATCCCATTGGCGAGAATATTTATAGACCTTCCGAGTCAGCGTCTATTTTCGAGAGATTCGGTTTTGAAATTGTTTCGCATATGACACACGGCACTTCAAAAACACACGAATTGACGCGCCACAACAGTGAGAATATTTTTTGCTGACTGCGGTGATTGGGATGATCTCTAAATATACTTGAAGATGTATTCTATTCGATATGGCTTTTCTAGTATGttattaatgtttaatttcTGGCTTTCAATGGCGCGAATAGATTTATGCCTTGTTGAAGTCCGCGACTATTTGTATACCGGATCGAACATAATAATGACTGAGATAGAGAACATGTGGTTGTGCTGATTTTCGGTTTGCGGAAGACGAGTGCAAGGTTTTCCAGGGGGGCTTGTTTACCCACCGCCGGCTTTGAGATGTTACAGAAAAGGCGATTGATTGATTAGATCAGGAAACGACACATTCGATTGCTCCGGTAATGACACAATGTGCAATCAAATGTACATGATATCAATTGCCTTACGTGACTAGCGTGCATTTAATGGCCAACTTATTGATTTCGCATTACAAAGTAAAATGTCCCACTGTTTGGCGGGGGTTAGAATGGAACCGCATCGAATCAAATCATTTTGCCACAGACTGATAGTTTTGAGCCGCTCACTGCTGCGTCATTTTGACCACCAATTGTGAGGACCAAATTGCAACTACCGCATAAAACTGTGGGGGGTGGCCTGAGAACCAAAAAATCAGGAACCGGAAGGAACTCAAGCGGGTTTTGTGCGATGTTTTTCCGGTGGTTCGGGTGCCCTGTTCTTCGATAGCGATAGTGGTGCACAGTTTCACAATCCACCCGCTGACGGCAGGGtgataatttataatttgtattccTCCTGACTGTGTCGATCATAGGCGGTTGTCAAATGTCAGGGAAAAAGAACTGGGAATTACATGTGCTGACTACTCGGTGTACTTACAATAAAACTACTTTTTATGACGCCCTCACTCGATGATGAGAGTTTGTTTTATGATCTTGTCTCCGAAAGTCAGCCGCTCGGCGTGGCAATTAATTTAGTTCCCTTCCTGAAAAAGTCGGGTCACCAGAGCGACAACACAATCGTTGGGTGTGGGTGTCGTTCAGGTTTAATCGAATTTCCAGGTCGCGTGCTGCCTGAACTTGACAAATTTACAAAGGCGACACGTGTCCCTTTTCGGACTTTTTTGTGAATGCCTTTAGATTTCCCGTGTGGTACAGTTACCGTACTGTTGAtgctaataaaaaaatgaatatgTGGATAGTTTGGTCAAGATAAAGACTGGTCTTCTCTAAATTGAATTCTACTGGTTAGGATAGCGGATTGAACTCCTTTGACATGAACAAGCCAacctattattatttttcttacTGGTATGCAAATAATAATCATCATGTTTCATATCCGATATATTTTGTGCTAGGTTTCACCACCAAAATAAAACTCATACGCTGAATAAAATCGCTGAACTGACacttgtgtaaatatttgagtGTGACACTTATGCTTTAATAGGATTTTTGGAACGCTTGCGCTTACCCTCATGTCGTTTGATGATCAATAGTACGTCCTTAATGGGTTTGTTCAGTGGCGTGTGCAAAGTTAAAAACGTTGCCTGGagaaatatttgcacaatTCATTTGATTCATTGAGTGCTGCACTTACTGCTTTTTGAAACGCCTCTTTTTAAGATTTGTTTGTTGAGTTGAACGACCCGTTCTGTCGAGAACTAAAGCATTACCTGTCTGAGTGCAGGGATTGCCCTAATTAATGCTTATTTAGGTAATTTATGGACGAGTTCCTATTAATTATGAACCAACACTATTATAAAGAGATCCTGTCTACAGATAAATTACAACAGCAACGGGAACACGAATGTTGGGCTGCATATTAAATCCTTCAAAAACACCGAAGGCGGCACTTAAAGTTGTAATATGTTGTAAACAATGTATAAGTCTTAAACAATAAACATGGTCAGGTTAATTATGTCCGTGATACGGAGTTTTGCCTGtagtaaaattaattttccaagCGGCAACGAAGACGGCGCCATTGTTCCTTTGCCACCTTTGTGGTGATTCGATTACGGTCGCGATGTTGCAACGCCAACAGTTGTGCCCCAACACCGACCAACCCAAAGACTCCCCATGACTTTTGGtgggtttgtttgttttgtaaaaCAGGCACGTTCACCTGACCCCGCCCATGCCCCTCCACCGCTGCTCCGTCGCCAGGTAAATGCCACTTAACGTTCATTTTTGCCTTTCTGCACAATgattttttgggtttttatttGCATCGCAAATTATGCTCCTTTTGCTTCTTCTACTTACTACTCCAGCTGCAAACAATATGCTTCTTCTTCGTCTTGCacttcttttatttattgcgaATTGTAAATGTCTGCGGTGGCGGTGTctgctctctttctctttttcctCTCCTGTAAACATTGCCTTacaattcaattatttttccttttcctgtTTTGTCTTCTTAAATCGCTGTCtggcaactacaacaacagcagtgAGAGTAGAATTAACCTGCATGTAGCAACTGCCACCCACCCCCACCCTCATCGGTCtatctctctcgctcgctcgctgATGGGCATCGCATAAAGCACACATAACGAAATATCTACATCTTCGTTTGTTTTCATGTTGCAACGGTCTCTCGCATTGCTCTCCCTATATCTCTTTCTCTGAAAAAGTTGCTCTCCGAAACTGTTCTTAGGCTGGCTGGGAAcagtttttttatattaaaggTCCAAGCTAAAGCATTAACTATACAACCTCAAGGAGTTTTTGCGTTAATAATAGTTTTATTCTATTTTAACAATACTTGTGAGtataataatgaataataataaataataatcttAATACCTTAAGAATTATCGAAGCACCTTTGCTGACCGATCTAAaaatttttttacatatttatttataagcttttatttataaacttcTTAGCCCATAAACATCGAGGCACCATAATTATATAATTGTTACTCTTTAGTCAGATTTGtatcttttataaataaataaaataactattAGTGCAGGTATTTCTTGGTCCAGGAATTCCAGTTAGAATTTTGAGTCTCCGCTTGGTCAGTCTCCTTTTATTGTTCTTTGTCACATTTCTGTTTTGCTAAGCTTTTCTGTAGCCTTCACTCTTCCTGGTCATTGCAGTATTGtttttgcttctgctgctgttttttttattacatcAACAGTATTACGACATGCACTTTTTGTTATTGTAGTTCGGCTGCATTTGAATCCGAATCTTTGGTGCTCAAAGTGAGAGACTGTGagagaagagagagagagagaaagagagtaCACTGCGTATGAGAAAAACTCACTTTTACACTTTTACATCCAAGAATACGAGTTATTTTAAATGTAGTATTAAAATAATCCGAATTTTTGTGGATGTTAATGGATATCATTTCATGACCAtgatattttgtaaatattatattttgataaaatttcaaatattctttttatgtaaaaaaattttaagcatattatttctttctgtgtacgTAGTGCATCACTTCTGATGCATGTTTTGTGCCAAGTCCTGAATTCGAATAAATTTGCACCTTGCTAATTATTCTCAAGTACCTTAATCCCACTCCGAAATCTATACTGGGAAACGTTTTTCCAGTTAACTTATGTGCCTCCGTTTGCTACTCAACTTTTTCATGTATGTTTGAACCTACGAatgtatgtttatttttatgctgCCGCCGTGTgttcttctgttttttttacCGTCTGCAGAccggtgtgtgcgtgtgattGTGCGTCTGGCGTACGTGCAGACATGCACTCATACAGGcgcaagagcaacaacaatacaTACAGACGTCGCAATAATCCCCCACGGAAAACCGGCTGCCAAccaaaccaacaacaacaatgcagAGCGCTCTCTGAGAGCGCTTCTACTCTCTGCGCTCTCCTCTCTCCCAGTCGCTCCTGTGCTGTATAGCTTCTAAGCGCTCGGATGAAAACTGGCCAGTTTATTCGAATTTCGAACTCCGTGCGGCCATGCAGCAACTATAGCTTCGTAGCTTACTTTTTGGCCATGCAGCTTCGCCGACGCTGCAGCCTCCGTGCATGTGAACCAAAAAACAGTAGataatttgttgattttcGGTTAAGCGAGCacgagcgtgtgtgtgtgtgacacCTTCAATTAAGTGTAGTTCTGCATGTGTTTTATGTGGAAAAAATAATCACGTGGCCGCTGCTGGCTCTCCACATGTTTTTCTAACAAGAAATAATGTCGTTTCCATTTAAAATGGAATATTAAGTTTTGTTGAGGAAAAAAGTTTAACGTCGACTGTGCTGTGTGAGCGCGCGAGAGAGAAGGCAATACGAAACAAGAAGTGACAGAGAGCGAGAGCCAGCCCAGTCGCCGCCACATAAAAAGTTATTCaccccaacaacaacaagaaaagcaatagcaatagcaacaacaaaaacggGAGAGAGCGGCGGAGGTGGTTCTCACGTATGCGCTGTGATTTTGTGATTGTGTTCGcgagtgtttgtgtgcgtgagtgtaTACAAAATACAGGCAgcatacaaaataataatattgaaagcgatacaacaacaaaggcagTACCGTCGAAGAAGAAACGACCAAAAAGACTAAAGACGGAAGATTTGGAGACCCTGTCCAGTTAATTACGGAGCACAAAGTAGAATCGAACAGCAACAGAGATAGAAAAAGGGAGGCAGATAGGGGTCAACCTGGCTCTCTCGCAAAGAAGACGGGGGCGAGGAGCGGCcaaaatgatgatgatggacACCATGGACACCTCGCAGTCGCAGCCGATGGACGTTGCTCCGGCCGTTGCAGTAGCAGCCACATCTGGCGGCGCTCTGGTGGATTTTACCGCTGCCATGGTGAGCATGGCGGCCACCGCCGAGGCTGAGTCCGCcgagagcaacaacaaccacatcgACATGGCCGAGTACAAAGAGCACCGCaagaacaaaaagaagaagcgCGAGAAGAGGGAGCGCGAGGGCAAGGAGCACCGGCATCACAAACACCGCGATCGGGAGCATCGCGAGCATCGACGACATCGAGACCGCGAACGGGACAAGGAGCGGGATCGGGAGGGACATCACCACCATCCAACCCATCACCACCCCAACAACAGCCAGCACTCGACCTCCGCCTCGTCGTCGCCTTCGTCCGCCTCCACCACGCCCTCTGCGACCATCGAATACGTGGGCGGCTCGGCATCCGCCTCGCCCTCTTATTTGGGTGGTGGAGCGACGGGAACGGGTGGAGCTGTAGGAGCCACAACTACATATCCGCACAACTTAAAAATACGCTTCCTGCTTTCCGGGGTAAGAATTGGACGTTGCCTCGGTCCACAAGACACTTTACCATATCCCCTGGCCCAAAAACACGGCGCCCAGCATATTCGTGCATCCAAGCATCTGTCCCTGCCAATCCCTTGAATCTATTTTCGGAACTCCATGGAAGCAGTATAGTCTGTCAACTAGGAAATGGTTGCAAACGAAAGCAGATCTAAAGGAGAAGTTCTAAACGTTTGTGTTATTCCCATTTTAGCTAGTCTTCTAGCATTCTATGGAAATAATGGTGATCCtgttgaaatttatttattaattattgcCATTTATTCAATGATCATTAAATTCCAAGTACCAAACTTGGCTAAATCTGAACactacaaaatatttgtgatGCTACTTTACGGACATTCCACACTTGCAAGGGACGATTCCGAGaacaaaaatattgtattaCGAATCTTTTCGGTTTTCCCTTTTCATGCCTTTGGAAAAAATAGTTTAACATCAGCATCCAAAGTTCTCAGtgtcttcttttttttcggtaTTAACAGCAAACTTTGTGGCTTACGAATTTTTCCAAACGTGATATTTGATCTCAACCCTTTTATTTTCGCTTAGAAATCTAtccgttttttatttgtcttatttcgttttatttctttttctcaTATCTCCGAACGGGATTGATTGTCCTTTGTTTGCCAAGATGCCGGGATACTCTTATTTAAATTCCTTTCATCGGCAATGTGTTTCCTTATGGGTCCTTTATGTTAAAGCAACCCCATTGCGTGGCGGTTCGATTGCAAATGTATTTGACACTCCATCAATAATTTAACCGCATTTTCACCATGCAGCGCTCAACGTGCAACATGCACCTGCAACTGTGGGAATGAGCCACCTGCCATGAATgctggaaaacaaaaggagcGCTCAGAGGGAAGACACCTTCAATTACGCCGGGCTTCGCCCCTCGCCCGCATCGACTTTCCCTGCCTTCCTTCCACTCCAATTGGCCTTTAAACGCATATATCAGAGTTGTGACACATGGTGCTCGATTATTGATTAGTGTAAGTGCCATTAAGGGCGGACTTTAATCGTACTAGTCCTCCTTCTGCTGCTTTATCCAGGACTACGTGACGGACCAGCAGAGGGGATTCCGGGCAGACAGCTGTTCGCCTTATCCTTAGAGGGTAAAAACTTATCCCGAAAACAGGACGGCTTCGCTGGCTGGGATATCGCATTGTATCCTGGCCCGGGTCGTTTCCTTCTTCTGGCCTTGTCCAATACAGTGAGCATGGCACATTTGCGCCTAGTTTACGACAGCTGCCGAGCATCTTCCTCGCTCCCTCGTGGCAACATCTTGAGCTCGTTCCTCGGAGCTACCCTTACATTTTGTTGCCTGAGCTGGCTGTTGCTTCCTGGCAGCTGATTGATCCTCGCTTCGATCTTGTTACAGCTGCCGATTCTTAGCTCCCAGGTAAAAGGGCCGTTGTCCTGTCTTGGGATCTTTATTTGCTCACCTTTCATTTCGGCTGTCATCTTGTTGTTTTTCGCTTGTTCCAACTCTTGCtctaattgttattttaattggCAAGCGCggtaaatttttttttgttcaatagtagaataaagaaaacatttttttaagcAATGCTTTCTGGGAATTcctttaatatttattttgggcACTTTATAAACATGGTCGGATTCACGGAAAAAAAATTTGCTGAATAATTCTATGAAAGTGCTTGTACCTGTCCTATTTCTTTCCTTTTGCCGGACATCCATCCAAACATGATATTTATATGGACATGTAAGGATTCAGTAATTTTATCATAAAGGTCTTTTATACACAATTTTAGATTTCTTCTTAAATTATGTTTAGCTTACGTTACCTTTGTGGACtaaagtttattatatttttaagcttttaggctttaaaaaaaaggcttatttaatttaatatacaaACCATCTAAGTGATTAAGTGATTTCCAATTACCCAGAAGGCACTTATCAAAATCCTTTCCTGTATTCCCTTTGATCGCCCAGGAGGGTTTTAGTTGCCCTTTTGCTTGACATGCCTTTCTCCACTTAAGGCCTTAATTCAATAAAGGATACACGAGacgttttgtttatttgttgaaATCTAAGCATTtccttttgattttgttttttgtcaGCAAACGACTATGTTTCCTCAGgcatttacaaaaaataacgctaaattcaatttgaataattCTATCGTTTATTTGGTGACTTGTTTGTTGTGTTCTCGGATATTTTATCGCCTTTGCGAATTCTGTCCGCGAAGGGCACAAGGACAACCCTTTTATGCGACCATTAACCCACAGCATTGTTTGCCAAAAAGCGAGGGAGAATCGCGAAGGGGTAGGAGTGAGCAAGCAGTCATTCGAGCGCAGACACgctaatataatatttatagttgGTGTTTTGCTTCCGGCTGCCTCAGCTTAGCTTGGCTCCTtttattgaattgaatttgtcgcacaatggaaataaaattgaaatgtgtCCAGGAAGCGATTTCCGAATGCAAAGCACGCTCAAGTTgtcgaaaaaaatatttctgtaTAGAATAGGGGTTGCTTCGCTATCCTGATTCCGCTTCGACTTCAGGCCATTAGCTGCAGCAACAGGATAATCACAATTGCGGCAGCTGGCAAGCAGGAGAACCTCAAAAAGCGGAGGGTTAGAAAACAATTCGAAAAGCTTGACAAGCGTACACAACTTGACCATGAAAAAGGATTAACTCGATTTTCAATTATAAAACATATCGCATCTAAACTTTGGTCTACGgtagaacatttaaattgttttgcaatACTTTTCCCattagaaattattatttttgattgtTACTTGATGTTTTTATGTAACAGATGGTGGTTTGAGTCGTTCCTTCATTTCTTGACCTTGAACTAATGAGGCATGAAGGTGTTTTTGTCGGTTTTTGGAAATTTGACACCGGAGTTTTTCGAAGCAACAGACATGCGCTGCCACCTTGTTGTTGAGAGATCCCAATTAAACGGGATTTCCTATTGGAAAAACCATCCATCAGGTGGCAACGCCGTTCataggcttttcttttttgtctACGTGACCAAACTTCATTgcatgtggatgtgtgtgtgtgtcatgTTGCACTGCCAACCCCGAtattaaacaacaacaacaatagaGAGGAAGTCTGACGGCACAGCGAGAGAGACGTAGAAGCAGCTAGTAACAAAGAAAGAGCGTGAGAGGGGTTGGGCGAAATCGAAATGAGCCGAGTTACTCTCTCGGTAGGCTTTGctctttattgttttttgtgcATTCGCTGCATGTAACATTTGTTGCCCCACACAAACCGACatattaatatacatatagtatataatTGAGCTGCATGTGGCAACATATGTCGAggcaaaaccacaaaaacacaaacttacaacagcaagaacaacaagaaaaactcGCCCAGCATTGCGGCCAcatttgctgcagctgcagcctGGATGTCTTGCATTCTTTTTGAAACTCTGACTCATTTACTTGTTCcgttcgttttttgtttttatatttttctccttttttgtgtgtgcagtAACATCACCGATAAGAGCTTTGAGTTGCATTAATGTGGCAgcccttttttcttttatctaTATAGAACACATCAGTAGGTTGTGAATACAGCCTTCTCTTTCTGTCATCCACCCGAATGCAtttgctgcagcaacagcaattgATTGCCGTGATTGCTGGCTCAGCAGAATAGTTTAACAGCCTGTTATGGGCCTGTTAATCAAGCTGTGCTCTGGTGTTTCCCAGTGTCTTGTGCGATTGTTATTCCTCTGCCTCCGTTGGTGATGGTGTTGTAAACATGTGTTTACATGGCTCACCACCAACCGGATGTGGCTAATGACCGCAAAGCTAAAAAGCAAATCGGCCGAGGAGCAAACACCATTATTGACACCGATATGGATTCCCTCTTGAGAAActttggaaaaagttttgacgaattatttttgaaacgcTCAGCTATCGGAGTTTGGCTAAAATTTGTATAGTCAAGAAATACACTAAGAGAGActttctataaataaaatatattaatttttaccTATGCTGTAATCGAAATGTTTGGCAGCTCGATACgtcttaaaataaaaaatttccCAAGTAGTTACACTTATCAATATTAAAACCTCCTTTTAAAGCGTGTGATAGCGAATAATGATGTCGTAATCCCATTAACATTATCGCAAAGCTATGCCGGAAATACCAACTATGGCGTTTATATTTGAATCATAAGTACTTGTCGTAAGTACGGAGTTTTTTGATGCAAAACCATAATAACCTTCACCTCTTTTATAAAGTCTCCCTTTCGTTGTGCATTACGAATTACAACTAAGGAAATAGAATTTTTAGTTGTCAGATTCGAGAACGTTATCGTGGGTTTTAGGTTTTCATCAGCTAGTTTTATTTACTTGTGAATCACAAACCAAGCATTCACATACTAATTCACCACTTCCTGCCTTCTTTTCGCCTGCAGCAACGTACCGAACTCAGCCCGCCGACCCACCAAACATCCGCAACCGCCGAAGTTAATGCACCGCTGGCCAGCTCGACGAGTGCATCCATTGCGGTAACGGCGAGTGCGACAGCGGCATCTGCCACTCCGGCAACGGGCACCACTACCTCAGGCAGCATTAGCGGCAATGCGGGCTCAACCTCCAGCGGTAACAGTTCCGGAGTTTCGGCGACTGGAGGATCACAATCCGCAGTGGGGTCTGGCGGCTATCCAAAAACAGAATCAAGCAAGTCGAGTGGCGCCGCAAGCGCAGGCAGTGGCAACAGTAGTAACACGAGTAGCACAAAGCACGGCAGCAGCATCAAGGACATTAGCAGCAGTGGCAATCAGCCGCCATCGACTGCGAGCAGCAATAGTGCACCCAGCCTTTATGTCTCCGTGCCACTGTCCACGGCCAACGTACCTGGAGTCAATCTGCCGACTAGCAGCACTAGCACTAATACCAACAGCGGTAAGTTTAATAGTGCAGACatataaaattgtttgtaaataaagaaacattttaaaaatgttcttaaaattcttgtgttttttttgcaGAATCCCATTCAGCGTCCTCGCGCAGCAGTGGCGCACAAAcccagcatcagcagcagctaaGCAATGCTTTGGTTGGTCCGTCAATGGGAGGAGCCGCTGGGGCTTTTCACGGCGGAACACTCAGCAGTGGGTCCTCGTCGGTCATCCAGCACCAGAGCGGAAAGTCATCGCCGGCTCTGGGCACTCTAGTCAGCGGCAACAGTGGTGGCAGTATAATCTCCGCCAGTGGCCTTTCACTACCCAGTGGTAACCTCACTGCCACGACCACGGAGAGCGGCAACTTGAAGATTAGCTATGAGAAGCAGACGACACGAGTGCAACAAttgcaggagcaggaggcgCCACCGGCCAGACGCAGCAGGTATGTGTGCTCTACAAGAAGTCTTCTCCATTAGTGGCATTATCCATTGCTTTTTGTTGCCTGTGCTTGCTAGTTCTTTTAGTTTATATTAGATCGTAGATATATCTTTTGGGAGCCtttctttgcctttttttgttgtgttgcTGGAAGTGTGCAGATTGTTTAATGTCCTGTAAGATTGTTTGTAAGACTTGGTTACGTTCCGTTTTAATGGAATCGAAAATGATGTGAGGATCAAAGGAGGAGacaaattaaacaacaaaatgaaacaaatcTTAGGgagaatttaaattttgtgacagatttaaaaaaaaaaaaaagaaagtacTAAGAACTTCCTAATTTATcaattatttgtttctttttccttttcccacAAAAGATTCAGAACTTACTTCAAAAacactttgtttttcttcagtTGCAACTTATTTTCTGCAGCaatacttttcatttcaatatttcgTTCACTTGTGTTTATGTCCACCCAAAGTTGAAGAACGAAAAGCCCGAATGTGCGATCTATAAAAATCACAATTTTTGTCtttgtctctctctctctcgtttGCTTAATGTCTTCCTACACTATACACTTTTCAATCACCCAACCAACCCCCCACGTAGATCGCGCTCCGGTGAGAGTGGCAGTAGTCACCACCATgtccatgcccatgcccatcaccaccaccatcacccCACCCATCACAACAGCCATCACCAACAAAatccacagcagcagcaacagttacaccaacagcagcagcaaaacgcGTCATCACAGCCGCACTCCTCCACCaactcatcctcatcctccacCACTTCcacctcctcgtcctcgtcctcgttaTCGGGTGGAGCTGCACCAGCCATATCGTCCTCCAACTCCAAGGGTCCCTCGAGATCGGGCAAAAAGCGTGGGGCTGCGATAAATAAGAGCGAAGGTGCGACGGTGGCAACAACGGCAATACCAGCAACTGTTGCTGCCACACCAGTCGAGAAGCAGAGTCGCCAAAGCTCGCCTCACTACAGTGCAACCCCGACCCCTCCACCAACATCTGCGTTACCACCAGTTGTATCCTCGCCGGTGGTGATGCTGCAATCTCTGTCCTCGTCCTCGGTAGATTCCCCGCCAGCAACAGCATTTGTTGGGGCGACTTCAAATAGCCGCAACACGCGCAATAACAGTAGCAATTGCAATCACAATGGCGAGCAGACATCCTCGTCCAGTTCGTCCTCTTCGTCCTCGTGTTCGGGTGGGGGCACCAGTGGTGCGGTTAATGTGGTAAATCTGCTAGACTCTCCGGTTAATATGTCAGCTTCAGGAAACtatcgcagcagcagcaattccACAGGAAATGCCTTGCCGACTGGCAGCAACGCCAACCAAGCCAAGCCTCTGAACAAGAAAATGTTACGTGCACAGCAAACGCAGCTGtatcagcaacagcagcatcagcaacaacagcagcatcagcaataTGCACCCCCCGCTAGATCCATTTCCCCTAATCTTAGCTCAGCCTCAGCTTCCAACTCAGCTAGCTTTACGCActtgcaacaacagcaacagtcacagcagcaacatgaagATCTAGAGATTTTGCAATTCACTAACACTAATACAACTGCCTCTTCCAATACGCCCACGTCAAAACCCAACAACAGAACGCCTGATCTGAGCACGGCCAGCACTTCATCGTCATCGGCAACTGCAGTGCCCGCGACAACGTCTCCCTTGGTCGTACTGAACAACCAATTGCCACTTAACTCGGTGGCAGCTAGTAGTTCTAGTAGTAGTAGTGGTCTTAAGTTTACCTACGAGAGTCAGACCCAGATGGACGTGCCCATGATGCCTGTGAGCGCCATAAAGGACTCCCCGCCCAGTTCGCCCGGCTCGGAGATAGGATCGAACATGCACTCcgcaactgcagcagccgGTTGCCTGGCTGGAGCTCCATCAGCGGCGGCTGCTCAAACTGGAAATGTACGGAAGCGTGGACGCAAGGCCAAGGACGCCACAatagctgcagcagcggcggcagcagcagcagcagctgctctCAGCAATGCTCAACAGGATCTCAAGGATGTGCGCTTACTGCAAAATGGAGCGCCGAATGCTTCGGGCAATCCATCTAGCAGCACACCAACGCCTCCTGCGACTCCGGCTTCGTCCAATGCTGTCACCTCAGCCAGTTCGATCATTACACATACGGCCGCCCATATGCTGGGCAACCAGATCAACCCAAACAGCAGCGTTGCCCAGAAGCTGTCCGAGCAGCTACATATGGAGGTTCAGGATCACTCGATCTACACTCCCGATTCAATAAACTCGCAGTACG from Drosophila santomea strain STO CAGO 1482 chromosome 3R, Prin_Dsan_1.1, whole genome shotgun sequence includes:
- the LOC120453661 gene encoding pneumococcal serine-rich repeat protein isoform X8, with translation MMMMDTMDTSQSQPMDVAPAVAVAATSGGALVDFTAAMVSMAATAEAESAESNNNHIDMAEYKEHRKNKKKKREKREREGKEHRHHKHRDREHREHRRHRDRERDKERDREGHHHHPTHHHPNNSQHSTSASSSPSSASTTPSATIEYVGGSASASPSYLGGGATGTGGAVGATTTYPHNLKIRFLLSGQRTELSPPTHQTSATAEVNAPLASSTSASIAVTASATAASATPATGTTTSGSISGNAGSTSSGNSSGVSATGGSQSAVGSGGYPKTESSKSSGAASAGSGNSSNTSSTKHGSSIKDISSSGNQPPSTASSNSAPSLYVSVPLSTANVPGVNLPTSSTSTNTNSESHSASSRSSGAQTQHQQQLSNALVGPSMGGAAGAFHGGTLSSGSSSVIQHQSGKSSPALGTLVSGNSGGSIISASGLSLPSGNLTATTTESGNLKISYEKQTTRVQQLQEQEAPPARRSRSRSGESGSSHHHVHAHAHHHHHHPTHHNSHHQQNPQQQQQLHQQQQQNASSQPHSSTNSSSSSTTSTSSSSSSLSGGAAPAISSSNSKGPSRSGKKRGAAINKSEGATVATTAIPATVAATPVEKQSRQSSPHYSATPTPPPTSALPPVVSSPVVMLQSLSSSSVDSPPATAFVGATSNSRNTRNNSSNCNHNGEQTSSSSSSSSSSCSGGGTSGAVNVVNLLDSPVNMSASGNYRSSSNSTGNALPTGSNANQAKPLNKKMLRAQQTQLYQQQQHQQQQQHQQYAPPARSISPNLSSASASNSASFTHLQQQQQSQQQHEDLEILQFTNTNTTASSNTPTSKPNNRTPDLSTASTSSSSATAVPATTSPLVVLNNQLPLNSVAASSSSSSSGLKFTYESQTQMDVPMMPVSAIKDSPPSSPGSEIGSNMHSATAAAGCLAGAPSAAAAQTGNVRKRGRKAKDATIAAAAAAAAAAAALSNAQQDLKDVRLLQNGAPNASGNPSSSTPTPPATPASSNAVTSASSIITHTAAHMLGNQINPNSSVAQKLSEQLHMEVQDHSIYTPDSINSQYAGVPFPGKQRNSTAVPSNATPAPNPLQSMFSGGGMNGNMPIPQSLEQLLERQWEQGSQFLMEQAQHFDIASLLNCLHQLQSENLRLEEHVTSLIARRDHLLAVNARLQIPLNTIASNTKAEAHGK